A window of Corticium candelabrum chromosome 3, ooCorCand1.1, whole genome shotgun sequence contains these coding sequences:
- the LOC134177065 gene encoding hemicentin-1-like — MIVLRVLTCLTLVSLSGGQTLNLYENVTLIGGWTVYPISYIVVENASVALWCKRDDTVIPVYQVKSFDETTFGNAIQKFGLSYESGTLKLNIDRFSKKYEGDWRCYATVLDANLRATTHTGPVRKVELAVAPTISQFTAPNTNLSDSVTITCGSPEAKPDSSYLFIRRQKTGQILKNASLTKTVSYTIDKVKETDAGLYECVGENKAGRRSGTVYFTVQTVPHTLILNGQNSYTISQMDNIIFRCESSGIPVPGIWWFHDDQMQKAGEQGSSILTITSAKKIDTGTYTCEGKNDAGVDMDTVVLQVRVPPDAPTNLTANGRTNVSITLSWTAGSENFSPIDGYEVIYRQTGSSDWMIAGNFSDGGTTTEQLVEGLIPLTDYDFRVRARNAIGEGEFSDIEKLITHPNGKKC, encoded by the exons ATTAGCTACATCGTCGTGGAGAATGCGAGTGTTGCGTTATGGTGCAAGCGGGATGACACAGTCATTCCTGTGTATCAGGTTAAATCGTTTGACGAGACCACTTTTGGAAATGCGATACAGAAGTTTGGGCTCTCATATGAATCTGGGACACTAAAACTCAACATTGACAGATTCAGTAAGAAATACGAAGGTGATTGGCGGTGTTATGCAACGGTGCTAGATGCTAATCTTAGAGCTACGACTCATACTGGTCCAGTTCGTAAGGTAGAGCTTGCAG TTGCTCCTACCATCAGTCAGTTTACTGCTCCCAATACCAACTTGTCGGATTCCGTGACGATTACTTGTGGATCTCCTGAAGCTAAACCAGATTCTTCTTACCTGTTCATCAGACGGCAGAAAACAGGACAGATACTGAAAAATGCCTCACTTACAAAAACTGTGAGCTATACTATTGACAAAGTCAAAGAAACTGATGCTGGACTATACGAGTGTGTTGGTGAAAACAAGGCTGGACGTAGAAGCGGGACAGTGTATTTTACAGTTCAGA ctgtTCCTCATACTCTCATTCTAAACGGACAAAACAGTTACACAATCAGTCAAATGGATAACATCATATTTAGATGCGAGTCTTCAGGCATTCCAGTGCCAGGAATTTGGTGGTTTCATGATGACCAAATGCAAAAGGCTGGTGAGCAAGGAAGCAGTATATTGACTATCACATCTGCAAAGAAAATCGACACGGGCACTTACACATGTGAAGGAAAGAATGATGCAGGAGTGGACATGGATACAGTTGTTCTTCAAGTGAGAG ttcCACCTGATGCACCAACTAACTTGACGGCTAACGGAAGAACAAATGTTTCTATCACTTTGTCATGGACAGCTGGATCTGAGAACTTCAGTCCAATTGATGGATATGAAGTGATCTATAGACAGACCGGATCTAGTGATTGGATGATTGCTGGAAACTTCAGTGATGGAGGAACTACGACAGAACAGCTGGTCGAGGGATTGATACCATTGACTGATTATGACTTTAGAGTGAGAGCCAGGAATGCTATTGGAGAAGGCGAATTCAGTGACATAGAAAAACTGATAACACATCCTAATGGCAAGAAATGCTaa
- the LOC134177064 gene encoding collagen alpha-1(XIV) chain-like, whose amino-acid sequence MARNANVQHNSVLYWLSPSLGPTELSYSEVKAILAKLTWKIVNESLLASNEGNITYYEMAYSYNNQEKSQDTDGVATSGTLTSLLKGANYKVVVYARNSGPYRSPPSNKVSFTTETTVPGKVTSLGTTEVTENSLNVKWEEPTDTGGQNVRVDGYRVEYRAGASGDFTIFQQNQQEKTALIEGLMPRQEYTVRVTARNVNGDGDPDEIKRTTQTEAVTVTIGTTTETTVQVHWQIGNAPGTGTEITVHWGTNLSETVGKEIDTYKVERLNPKTSYTIRVVVSVLNGQEWEATAEVETKALTAIVLRPPETLRVDKDAPGTATCVTSSGAPPPPPVEWKVNNEVVSSTGSITVQDNVLTVTYTEELNKAIIVCKVNELTSNEVTVDIAVEGKSSGLPGGTIAAIAVGVILGISIMVIILLIVILRRKQSGGNVKSKSVKELSTAVEEHEREALDDLTYEAIPDTGIPVTPLYEDTVIRTSSHYQGLLVDNAAYKTTGAENRGNGN is encoded by the exons ATGGCAAGAAATGCTaatgtacaacacaacagtgtGCTTTATTGGTTAT CTCCGTCTCTTGGTCCAACTGAGCTTAGCTATAGTGAAGTTAAAGCCATATTAGCAAAGCTCACGTGGAAA ATTGTCAATGAAAGTCTTTTAGCCAGCAATGAAGGCAACATAACATACTATGAGATGGCTTACAGTTATAATAATCAGGAGAAATCACAAGATACAGATGGAGTTGCCACATCAGGGACACTGACTAGTTTATTGAAAGGTGCTAATTATAAGGTGGTAGTGTATGCAAGAAACTCAGGACCATATCGATCACCTCCATCAAACAAAGTATCGTTTACAACTGAAACAACAG TACCAGGCAAGGTGACCAGTCTTGGCACAACAGAGGTAACAGAGAACAGTCTCAATGTTAAGTGGGAGGAACCAACAGACACTGGAGGACAGAATGTACGTGTAGATGGGTACAGAGTTGAGTACCGTGCTGGTGCATCAGGAGATTTCACAATATTTCAACAAAATCAGCAAGAAAAAACGGCTCTTATTGAAGGACTCATGCCAAGACAGGAGTACACAGTGAGAGTCACTGCTAGGAATGTCAATGGTGATGGTGATCCTGATGAAATTAAGAGAACAACACAGACTGAAG CTGTTACTGTTACTATCGGCACAACAACTGAGACAACAGTCCAAGTTCATTGGCAGATTGGTAACGCCCCGGGTACTGGGACAGAAATCACTGTACATTGGGGGACCAACTTGAGTGAAACTGTAGGAAAAGAGATAGACACTTACAAGGTAGAACGATTGAATCCCAAGACTTCGTACACAATCAGAGTTGTCGTAAGTGTTCTTAATGGTCAAGAGTGGGAGGCGACTGCAGAAGTTGAAACGAAAG CACTTACTGCCATCGTACTTCGTCCACCAGAGACACTTCGTGTTGACAAAGATGCACCTGGCACTGCTACATGTGTAACTTCTAGTGGtgctccaccaccaccaccagttGAGTGGAAGGTTAATAATGAAGTTGTATCAAGCACAGGGTCCATTACAGTGCAAGACAACGTCTTGACTGTGACATACACAGAAGAGCTAAACAAGGCAATCATCGTTTGCAAAGTTAATGAGTTAACATCAAACGAAGTTACAGTCG ATATTGCAGTTGAAGGCAAGAGTAGTGGCCTCCCAGGTGGTACAATAGCTGCTATTGCTGTTGGAGTGATACTTGGAATTAGCATAATGGTTATCATTCTATTGATCGTTATTTTGAGGAGAAAACAGTCTGGTGGAAATGTTAAATCAAA GAGTGTAAAGGAGCTGTCTACAGCAGTGGAAGAACACGAAAGGGAAGCACTTGATGATCTTACATATGAAGCAATACCTGACACTGGCATACCAGTGACTCCACTGTATGAAGACACCGTCATTCGCACAAGTTCACATTATCAAGGATTATTGGTTGACAATGCAGCTTACAAAACAACAGGTGCTGAAAACCGAGGTAATGGGAATTAG
- the LOC134177696 gene encoding serglycin-like, with product MAKSQNHIRASRAEADLGKLLTSLTFAIFEPIDGNNGRIEVVLVRKEGNATTTMVNSSSSSSSGGGGGGGGGGGGGGGGGGGSGSGSGGGSGSGSGSGSGSGSGSGSSSILTTNPDHVSV from the exons ATGGCGAAATCACAGAACCACATCCGGGCATCACGTGCAGAAGCGGATTTAGGCAAACTCTTGACGTCGTTGACGTTCGCTATATTTGAACCGATCGACGGCAACAACGGTCGGATAGAAGTAGTCCTTGTGCGGAA AGAAGGCAACGCGACAACAACAATGGTAAActctagtagtagtagtagtagtggcGGTGGCGGTGGCGGTGGCGGTGGCGGTGGCGGTGGCGGTGGCGGTGGCGGTGGCAGTGGCAGTGGCAGTGGTGGTGGCAGTGGCAGTGGTAGTGGCAGTGgcagtggtagtggtagtggtagtggtagtagtagtatactCACAACCAACCCAGATCATGTGTCAGTATAA